In Thermus sp. LT1-2-5, a single window of DNA contains:
- the panC gene encoding pantoate--beta-alanine ligase, producing MNVVRTVAELRAALPREGVGFVPTMGYLHAGHLALVQRARAENPFVAVSIFVNPLQFGPGEDYHRYPRDLARDQALLQEAGVDLLFAPSVEEMYPQGFATRVSVEGPLTALWEGAVRPGHFQGVATVVARLFLLVGPRRAYFGEKDYQQLLVIRKMAQDMGFPLDVVGVPTVREEDGLALSSRNVYLSPETRKKANVLYRALTAMREVARKGGSVAQALRAGEAVLAEVPEFKKDYLALVHPETLLPLSDWVEGARGIVAGRFPEARLIDNLEVLP from the coding sequence GTGAACGTGGTCCGCACCGTGGCGGAACTTCGGGCGGCCTTGCCCCGGGAGGGGGTGGGTTTCGTGCCCACCATGGGCTACCTCCATGCCGGCCATCTGGCCTTGGTGCAAAGGGCTCGGGCGGAGAACCCCTTCGTGGCGGTGTCTATCTTCGTCAACCCCTTGCAGTTCGGGCCCGGGGAGGACTACCACCGCTACCCCCGGGACCTGGCGCGGGACCAGGCCCTTCTGCAGGAAGCGGGGGTGGACCTCCTCTTTGCCCCCAGCGTGGAGGAGATGTACCCCCAAGGCTTCGCCACCCGGGTATCGGTGGAAGGTCCCCTCACCGCCCTTTGGGAAGGAGCGGTGCGCCCCGGCCACTTCCAAGGGGTGGCCACGGTGGTGGCCCGGCTTTTCCTCCTGGTGGGGCCTCGCCGGGCCTATTTCGGCGAGAAGGACTACCAGCAACTCCTGGTGATCCGCAAGATGGCCCAGGACATGGGCTTTCCCCTGGACGTGGTGGGGGTGCCCACGGTGCGGGAGGAGGACGGCTTAGCCCTTTCCAGCCGCAACGTGTACCTTTCCCCCGAGACCCGGAAGAAGGCCAACGTGCTCTACCGGGCCCTTACGGCCATGCGGGAGGTGGCGAGAAAGGGGGGTAGCGTGGCCCAGGCCCTGAGGGCGGGGGAGGCGGTGTTGGCGGAGGTCCCCGAGTTTAAGAAGGACTACTTGGCCCTGGTACATCCGGAAACCCTCCTGCCCCTTTCCGACTGGGTGGAGGGGGCCAGGGGCATCGTGGCCGGGCGCTTTCCCGAAGCCAGGCTCATCGACAACCTGGAGGTTCTCCCATGA
- a CDS encoding type IV pilus twitching motility protein PilT gives MSEALQEGKQSLLEMLKAMVQARASDIHLQAGAPPVVRVDGKLRPFGNRPLTPKDTEAIVRALLTPEQQEELEYRKEMDFAYTIPGVARFRCNLLRQRGSFGLVMRVVAEVIPSFEALGLPREVLEGLAAKERGLILVTGPTGSGKSTTLAALIDHINLHYAKNIITIEDPIEFLHKHKKSLVVQREVGLDTDSFYSGVKYAMRQDPDVILIGEMRDKETVEAALMAAQTGHLVLSTLHTLDAWRTINRIIEFFPLHEHQQVRILLAESLLGILSQRLLPRADGQGRVLALEILIATPYVRELIKDEDKTPQIKEAMMEGGIHGMRTFDQHLVELYTQGLISLEDALSAATSPHEFRLLLTKATGQAY, from the coding sequence ATGAGCGAGGCCCTGCAAGAGGGAAAGCAAAGCCTTTTGGAGATGCTCAAGGCCATGGTCCAGGCCCGGGCTTCGGACATCCACCTGCAGGCGGGGGCTCCCCCGGTGGTGCGGGTGGACGGGAAGCTGAGGCCTTTTGGCAACCGGCCCCTGACCCCGAAGGACACCGAGGCCATCGTGCGGGCCCTCCTCACCCCCGAGCAACAGGAGGAGCTGGAGTACCGCAAGGAGATGGACTTCGCCTACACCATCCCCGGGGTGGCCCGTTTCCGTTGCAACCTCCTTCGGCAACGGGGAAGCTTCGGCCTGGTGATGCGGGTAGTGGCGGAGGTCATCCCCAGCTTTGAAGCCTTGGGCCTGCCCCGGGAGGTGTTGGAGGGCTTGGCGGCCAAGGAGCGGGGGCTCATCCTGGTCACCGGGCCCACGGGAAGCGGCAAGAGCACCACCTTAGCGGCCCTTATAGACCACATCAACCTGCACTATGCCAAGAACATCATCACCATCGAGGACCCCATAGAGTTTTTGCACAAGCACAAGAAGAGCCTGGTGGTGCAGCGGGAGGTGGGGCTGGACACCGATAGCTTTTACTCCGGGGTCAAGTACGCCATGCGCCAGGATCCCGACGTGATCCTCATCGGGGAGATGCGGGACAAGGAAACGGTGGAAGCCGCCCTCATGGCGGCCCAGACCGGGCACCTGGTGCTGTCCACCCTGCACACCCTGGACGCCTGGCGCACCATCAACCGGATCATCGAGTTCTTCCCCCTTCACGAGCACCAACAGGTGCGCATCCTCCTGGCGGAGTCCCTCCTCGGCATCCTTTCCCAGCGCCTCCTGCCTCGGGCGGATGGGCAGGGGCGGGTGCTGGCCCTGGAGATCCTCATCGCCACCCCGTACGTGCGGGAGCTCATCAAGGACGAGGACAAGACCCCGCAGATCAAGGAGGCCATGATGGAAGGGGGCATCCACGGCATGCGCACCTTTGACCAGCACTTGGTGGAGCTCTACACCCAGGGCCTCATCTCCCTGGAGGACGCCCTTTCCGCCGCCACCAGCCCCCACGAGTTCCGCCTCCTCCTCACCAAGGCCACGGGGCAGGCCTACTAG